From Nicotiana tabacum cultivar K326 chromosome 22, ASM71507v2, whole genome shotgun sequence, one genomic window encodes:
- the LOC142176084 gene encoding uncharacterized protein LOC142176084 yields MVSELTSGFWTLVTDGASNIKESCLGIVLITPSGKTLKQVIRTVPLTNNETEYEALIAGLELAWGLDFEVIEIKCNSQLVANQVYGIFDNKEERMQQYMVQFQAMLARFWEWSITHIPREDNTEADALENLGSSTGIKGSLLGTVVQLMNSVLDTDGYYEINLASLVWDGRNEIIYYLEHGKFPKDPKASRVLRVKAARYCFKKGQLYRKSFQSSLAQCLGASESKYVMREVYEGICRNYSGVDSLADEESNNEAMLISLELLEEYRDLARVRMAAQK; encoded by the exons ATGGTGTCGGAATTGACATCGGGGTTTTGGACCTTAGTTACAGATGGAGCTTCTAACATAAAAGAGTCCTGTCTCGgaatagtcttaatcacgccATCAGGGAAAACTTTAAAGCAAGTTATCAGAACGGTCCCTTTAACTAATAATGAaacagagtatgaagctttgattgcagggctcgaattggcaTGGGGACTTGATTTCGAGGTCATTGAAATCAAATGCAACTCACAGCTGGTGgcaaatcaggtctacgggatctttgaCAACAAAGAGGAACGTATGCAACAATATATGGTACAGTTCCAGGCTATGTTGGCACGATTCtgggagtggtcaattactcatatcccgagggaGGATAACACGGAAGCAGATGCATTGGAAAACTTGGGCTCATCGACAGGGATCAAGGGATCGTTATTAGGAACGGTAGTACAATTGATGAACTCAGTCTTGGATACTGATGGTTACTATGAGATAAATTTGGCTAGTTTGGTCTGGGACGGGAGAAATGAAATAATCTACTATCTCGAGCATGGGAAGTTTCCTAAAGACCCCAAAGCATCACGGGTGTTACGTGTCAAAGCTGCACGTTACTGCTTCAAGAagggccaattgtatagaaaatccttCCAAAGCTCGTTGGCCCAGTGCTTAGGAGCGTCAGAGTCTAagtatgtcatgagagaagtctaTGAAGGGATATGTCGCAATTACTCAGGTGTAGATTCTTTG GCAGATGAAGAATCGAACAATGAAGCAATGTTAATAAGCTTGGAGTTGCTCGAGGAATACAGGGACTTGGCGCGTGTAAGAATGGCAGCTCAAAAGTAG
- the LOC142176085 gene encoding uncharacterized protein LOC142176085, giving the protein MGSLKHVEVGKLEMTKEIYRLANLSVRLHDTGDQGVVVQNIAGSSLVAEVEMRQFEDPELVKIKESIPFQKKQLFEQSDNRILKYKGRWCVPNVGELRKQIMTEMYQSRYSVHPGSTKMYHDLRQLYWWNDMKKDIVTFVAQCPNCQQVKAEH; this is encoded by the coding sequence ATGGGCAGCTTGAAGCATGTAGAAGTTGGGAAATTAGAAATGACTAAGGAGATATATCGATTGGCTAACCTGAGTGTGCGGCTACATGATACAGGTGACCAGGGTGTAGTAGTCCAAAATATTGCGGGGTCATCACTGGTAGCTGAGGTAGAAATGCGTCAATTTGAGGATCCGGAGCTAGTCAAGATTAAAGAGAGCATCCCTTTTCAGAAGAAGCAGTTGTTCGAGCAATCTGATAATAGAATTCTAAAATATAAAGGCCGATGGTGTGTACCTAATGTTGGGGAGCTTCGTAAGCAAATTATGACAGAGATGTACCAGTCTCGATACTCAGTTCATCCTGGTTCaaccaaaatgtatcatgatcttcgCCAGCTATACTGGTGGAACgacatgaagaaagatatagtcaCATTTGTGGCTCAGTGTCCCAACTGCCAGCAGGTTAAAGCTGAACACTAG